TAAAGAGGTTGAGCTCAATTCTTCCATATCTGTAAATGGACAGCCGTTCAAACAGTCTATAAGCGAACTTCAGCAGCGTGGCGCGCTCATTGCGCTGCGGCATGATGGCCACAACTTTCACTGGGAAGTCTAAAGAGAtacaaatatgacaaaataaaacatggacaATAGAGCAAAGAGTTCAGATTGTGGAATTGTCTGTGTGTTTGTTTCCCACCGTCCAACCAGTTGGCCTCACTTATTCCTAGGTCAGTGAATAGTTTGTCAGTGTACATAAGTGGTGGTTTGTTGTTGCTTCCACCCCAGAAAGGGTCCAATCTGAAGAAGTCACAATGAACCACTTCCAGCCGACCATCAAGATGGCCTTCCAACGCCTAAAGTGATGCAACAACATCTAATTCACTCACTTGTGAAAACTTCCTCAGCGGTGTATCATCAAATTACCTTATGTGGAACCTCCAatgtacaacaacaacagtggTTCAGAGTTGAGTTAGGATGGAAAATATTTATGGTTACCTTCTCTTTATGATTATATGACAGCTTGGGCAATTAAAGTATCAGTGAAAAACTTGCCTTCACTGCTGATAAAAAGGTTTAAAACTAGAACAACCTAGAGGTCAACCAGCATCATTGTGTTGTACTTTGGAGGTTGCACTGTACATGCACAATGCAGTTGTTATTCAAACTCAGTTGGTTCTTACCTGCAGATCCTTCAAGAAAGTTTTCTCTGATTCAAGAGCCACGACTCTTTGAGCTCCAGCATTGAGTAAGGTCTTAGTCAACACCCCAGGACCTATGTCCGACAAATAAACGCACACATCTATTATTTTCATTCCACAAAAATAGATATTATTTATGCATGCTGAGCAACAACTTGTGTAAAAATACAAAGCTTTTTTCTCTAACTTTTACAAAGCACATACCTGGGTTACATTCAAAGACAACAGTCTTGGCACTGTGTAGGTCAGATCCGAGATGCTGTGTGACCAGTTCAGCCAACTCTGGGTCCACTATGAAACGTCTGGATTTTGCAGAGGTGCGAGCTTGACGTATATTGTCCTCAACTTCACCGAGATCCAGGAAATCATAAAAGCACAGAGGTCGACATTGACCCTGGAGAAAGACGTACAAAAATATGTCTGTTCACTTCCACCACTGCAATGCTGAGAGCAGCCACAAGCATGTGAACACTGAGTAAAATCCTGGAAATATAATTTTCAAGGGTTTGGAACAGCACTGTCATTTCAAAGAACCATGACTGCATTCCATCATTGCAGTCATCTTTACCATAGAACAGATATGATATCTGTAAATCTGAAGATCGCAGTTGAGTTTAAAAAGAAAGTACTCAAATTAAAATTGACAAAACCCAAAACACAAGTTAAGGAACAAATAACTGTCTACCTTCATAGCCACAGCAGACAGGTTTCTATGCGAGAGTGCTGAGGAGGGGGACGTCTTCTCTGCACGGGGCTGCTGGGTGTTCACGCCAAGTGTTGGCCGACCGTGCCCGGGGGACAGAGAATCAAGGCTATATGCCCTTCTATGAAACATTGAGTGGCTGGGCACTCTAGGTGCCACTAGCATTGTCCTCCGTAAACAAGATTGACTTGTGATGGCCAGACAGCAAGGGGCGCGTGAGGCCAGCTCCAACAGCCTACAGACGTTGGTGGACATGTTGGACCTGCAGACAGCCATCAAAGGCTCAAAGGGAATGCAAAGGGCCTGAAGAGGTCTCTGCCTAAAAGGAGTCGAGAAAATAAGATATATTATGACGGATCACTGTATTTCTTGACATGCATGAATGCATTTAACACTAAGCGAAATTCACACGTATCTGTTCACGtacaacacacacatttctgccAGCCTGAATTAAACGCTATAATAAAGACAAGTGCGCGTAGGTTTTACTTACTTTAGTACCCGTATTGTACTGGACAATTGGACATTGGCCTGCACGCACGTGGAAAATCAAACATTAACGTAGCACGAAATATCATGCATTTTATTTACCAATACCTTGTTCTGCTTTTCGTGTCTGTGCACTAAATCAACATTTGTAaagttaaatgtattattattattattgcactaAAAAGTTGGTCTAGGGGAGAAGGCTGATAACGCGTTAGCAATTTTGCTAACTCTAAGCTTCCATCGCTAACCAGGCAACCAACTAAGCAACAGTCATCTAAGAATGAGACATACCTCACTGTGGAGCTTCTCTATTATTCATATAAAGCTGTTGTGAAGGCCGGACCGGGTATCGAAGTCGTTTCATTGTTGCCCGTTTGCACATGACATTGAGCTCTGAACATTTTGACCCCACATTTGTTACGAGCGAACGCTCGTGGCGTTTCAGTCGCATAGTATAGACGTCATCGATGCAGCCATATTGGTCAGGGCACTTCGAGGGAACACTCGTTttctaggggaaaaaaaaatccacattataaaaggaaaatacaacactaacCTTTACAAATCTGCAAACTACAAACCCAGAATACCTGCGTCTATTTCGTACTGTATTTATTGCTTTTCCAGATAGTTGGcatatatttagattttttttgtacctaCACAGGTAGTCAATTAATATAGAAGCGCTACGGCGtttgatttgtgccacaattccgcaaGCGTAATGGGAAGTACCGTGTGCAAAATGCGTGTTTCGtgtgtaccaaaaatgtgttacctacgtacaaaatgtgtttcgtgcgtaccaaaaatgtgtttcgtacttacaaaacagtcctcgcgcacgctcgCTACGTCTGTCATGATACACGTACAACACTTTGATTTATAAACGCTATAGTGCTGCAGTTTACACAAAGAGGTAGCTACAGTAATTAGTTAACAGCGTCTGTGCGTCAGTCTTTTAAGAATAACAGAAATTAGCAACTTCAATCTCAAACCGAATTAGGATAAAAGTATCGGTATCTTTATCACTATACTCTGCGTGCATGTACTTTGGTTTGGGATCGATATTACATCttgcagtatcgcacaccaGTTCCTCACTCTTCTTCCGGGTAGAAAAGAGTGCAGTCGGGTGTCGCCGTGCTCTCCCTCGGTTTACCAGCTGTCATCATGGCGAGTGTTCACACATCATCCAGCAGACCTTACCATGTGGTTATCTTCGGAGCCTCCGGATTTACGGGGCAGTTTGTGGTGGAGGAGGTGGCCCGGACTGCATCCGAGGGTCCGCGAGGGATTCTCAAGTGGGCCGTGGCAGGCAGGAGCAGACAGAAGTTGGAGCAAGTTCTGGAGCAGGCGGCTACTGTCCTCGGTTTGTATTG
Above is a genomic segment from Festucalex cinctus isolate MCC-2025b chromosome 4, RoL_Fcin_1.0, whole genome shotgun sequence containing:
- the tfb2m gene encoding dimethyladenosine transferase 2, mitochondrial codes for the protein MAVCRSNMSTNVCRLLELASRAPCCLAITSQSCLRRTMLVAPRVPSHSMFHRRAYSLDSLSPGHGRPTLGVNTQQPRAEKTSPSSALSHRNLSAVAMKGQCRPLCFYDFLDLGEVEDNIRQARTSAKSRRFIVDPELAELVTQHLGSDLHSAKTVVFECNPGPGVLTKTLLNAGAQRVVALESEKTFLKDLQALEGHLDGRLEVVHCDFFRLDPFWGGSNNKPPLMYTDKLFTDLGISEANWLDDFPVKVVAIMPQRNERATLLKFAYRLFERLSIYRYGRIELNLFMSEREYMSMVAPPGQMNHYRQISVLWQMACHVELLHKEPWESFVATKRSVSPRKGLLPNDHMCLVRLRPRAELFSAGLTPANASTLMVMVKQCLVKRKEKLINKLNIWSPDSGSKLLSEMGLPEDILTGHVYPRQYLELFQLMEKSQEFTQSWLYEELMENSDEGWG